A single genomic interval of Novosphingobium ginsenosidimutans harbors:
- a CDS encoding IS110 family transposase, producing MEISTIGLDLAKNVFQVHGISATGEVVIRKALRRSQMLPFFEKLPPCMVGAEACGTSHHWARELTKLGHEVRLMPAAYVKPYVKRGKNDAADAEAICEAVTRQTMRFVPIKSREQQAALSLHRVRSLLIKQRTQLVNMMRSVLAELGIAIPVGIVKALQIARDIVDGESKLDLPTEATNVVAIMAGQLLQLHAQLRKLDLRLAALQRSDDRARRLATIPGIGPIGATALAASVTDPSQFSSGRQFAAWLGLTPRQSSSGGKERLGRITKMGDRYLRQLLVVGATALVRYAKEKPSTVDPRFVALLARKPARVATVAIANKMARIAWAIMARGGVFERGHAPMLAVA from the coding sequence ATGGAGATTAGCACGATCGGCCTGGATTTGGCCAAGAACGTTTTTCAGGTTCACGGTATCAGCGCGACCGGTGAGGTCGTAATTCGCAAAGCGCTGCGGCGATCGCAGATGCTGCCGTTCTTCGAGAAGTTGCCGCCGTGCATGGTAGGCGCCGAGGCCTGCGGGACGTCGCATCACTGGGCGCGCGAATTGACCAAGCTGGGTCATGAGGTGCGACTGATGCCGGCGGCTTACGTAAAGCCATATGTGAAGCGTGGTAAGAACGATGCCGCCGACGCCGAGGCGATCTGCGAAGCGGTCACACGTCAGACGATGCGGTTCGTGCCTATCAAGTCGCGCGAGCAGCAGGCGGCATTGTCGCTGCATCGCGTGCGCAGCCTGTTGATCAAGCAACGCACGCAGCTGGTCAACATGATGCGAAGCGTGCTCGCCGAACTGGGGATCGCTATCCCGGTCGGGATCGTGAAGGCACTGCAGATTGCGCGGGATATCGTTGACGGCGAGTCCAAACTCGATCTGCCAACCGAGGCGACGAACGTCGTCGCCATCATGGCAGGGCAACTGCTTCAGCTTCACGCCCAGTTGCGCAAGCTCGATCTGCGTCTCGCCGCTCTGCAGCGGAGCGACGACAGGGCCCGGCGCCTGGCGACGATCCCTGGTATCGGGCCGATCGGCGCGACCGCGCTCGCCGCGTCGGTGACCGATCCGAGCCAGTTCTCGTCAGGACGCCAGTTCGCCGCCTGGTTGGGGCTGACCCCGCGGCAGAGCTCGAGTGGCGGCAAGGAGCGACTGGGGCGCATTACCAAGATGGGCGACAGATATCTGCGGCAGCTCCTGGTTGTCGGCGCAACCGCGCTGGTCCGATACGCCAAGGAGAAACCCAGCACGGTCGATCCGCGCTTTGTCGCTCTGCTCGCCAGAAAGCCCGCGCGCGTCGCCACGGTCGCCATCGCCAACAAGATGGCGCGGATCGCTTGGGCGATCATGGCGCGCGGCGGCGTCTTCGAACGCGGGCATGCGCCTATGCTGGCGGTAGCCTAG
- a CDS encoding APC family permease has translation MQKPPRVVGPIGATLMSINGMVGAGIFALPALLYAEVGNFAPWMFLIFGLLFSSSIVISARLSTMFQSSGGPQLWSQAAFGPFVGFQVGWIMVIAMGAGRAATFYVLVSYLAVIFPVFDEAFARAAALSFILAALTTISLSGMINSIGGLAVGTVIKLSPIVALCAMAFASGGIAATFALPRFGAFESVALLVYFAFSGANSSAFAAGEFKNPRRDLPLTMLGSLGIIILFYMVVQWAYIAAGAPQAVGNTTPLAMAAKAVMGDHGALLLSIAAIFSIATNALSYSIAGPRVIFGMAERGLLPARFALVSRRFGAPDRAILLFSAIIALMLASGAFAFLATMTSLGSQLVVLCYVCAFAVLMRRFSEANDGTLPLRWWPAMGIAAGFAVFTIVQAPTSAFALLAALLALGTGLYFVARKGEVTAPVIEFD, from the coding sequence ATGCAGAAGCCGCCGCGGGTCGTAGGACCCATTGGTGCGACACTCATGAGCATCAACGGTATGGTCGGCGCGGGGATCTTCGCCTTGCCGGCGTTGCTCTATGCCGAAGTCGGCAACTTTGCGCCTTGGATGTTTCTGATTTTCGGACTGCTGTTTTCGAGCAGCATCGTGATTTCCGCCCGCCTTTCGACCATGTTCCAGTCATCCGGCGGGCCTCAATTGTGGTCACAGGCGGCTTTCGGGCCATTCGTCGGCTTTCAGGTCGGCTGGATCATGGTGATCGCTATGGGGGCGGGTCGTGCTGCGACGTTTTATGTGCTGGTGTCCTATCTCGCCGTGATCTTCCCGGTGTTTGACGAGGCCTTCGCGCGCGCCGCCGCGCTTTCGTTCATTCTGGCGGCACTGACCACGATTAGCCTCTCGGGAATGATAAACAGCATCGGTGGTCTTGCCGTGGGCACCGTTATCAAGCTGTCGCCTATCGTGGCTCTGTGTGCGATGGCATTTGCCTCGGGCGGGATTGCAGCCACATTTGCCCTGCCACGTTTCGGCGCTTTTGAAAGCGTTGCGCTGCTGGTCTATTTCGCCTTTTCAGGTGCGAATAGCTCGGCCTTCGCTGCCGGCGAATTCAAGAACCCGCGCCGTGACTTACCGCTGACGATGCTCGGTTCGCTGGGCATCATCATCCTATTCTACATGGTGGTGCAATGGGCTTACATTGCAGCTGGCGCGCCGCAGGCCGTTGGCAATACGACTCCGCTGGCAATGGCTGCGAAGGCAGTCATGGGCGATCATGGCGCGCTGCTGCTGAGCATCGCGGCGATTTTCTCGATCGCCACAAATGCGCTGTCCTACAGTATTGCCGGGCCCCGCGTAATATTCGGAATGGCGGAGCGCGGCTTGTTGCCCGCGCGTTTTGCGCTTGTGTCGCGTCGGTTTGGCGCGCCCGACCGCGCGATCCTGCTGTTCTCGGCTATCATTGCGCTGATGTTGGCGAGCGGCGCATTCGCCTTCCTCGCCACCATGACATCGCTCGGCTCACAACTTGTGGTGTTGTGCTACGTGTGTGCGTTCGCGGTGCTCATGCGGCGCTTTAGCGAAGCGAATGACGGAACGCTGCCCCTACGGTGGTGGCCGGCGATGGGGATAGCCGCAGGGTTTGCGGTGTTCACGATTGTGCAAGCCCCAACCAGCGCGTTTGCTCTGCTCGCGGCACTGCTGGCACTCGGCACCGGGCTGTATTTCGTCGCGCGCAAGGGTGAGGTGACGGCCCCGGTCATCGAGTTTGATTAG
- a CDS encoding tyrosine-type recombinase/integrase, whose amino-acid sequence MPRKVHNALTPMAVKAAGAGRHADGGGLYLRVQQGGARSWLFRSLVGGKARDVGLGPAAGPNALSLAAAREMARELAAQASKGEPIEGKRSKARKAAAAIEAAGKAKRTFREVAAAYIDLQENGWKNDKHRAQWRATLEAYVYPHFGDLPVSEIETTHVLKVLQPIWTVKPETASRVRGRIENILDAARVQGLRSGENPARWRGHLKSLFPEPAKAKAERNRKLDRTGHHAAMPYAELPTFMADLAGREALAARALEFTILTAARSGEVLGATWGEIDLEAAIWTVPAARMKANKEHRVPLSPRAVAILKAVQPLNTKGIASAPVFPGTKGGGLSSMAMGMLMRRLDRKETVHGFRSAFRDWSAETTGFAHEVCEMALAHVIGNKAEAAYRRGDLFDKRRKLMEAWASYCGSAAADRANIASIRKVNG is encoded by the coding sequence ATGCCACGCAAGGTTCACAACGCATTGACGCCGATGGCCGTGAAGGCTGCGGGTGCAGGCCGGCATGCTGATGGCGGCGGACTCTATCTGCGCGTCCAGCAGGGCGGGGCTCGGTCCTGGCTGTTCCGTTCACTGGTTGGGGGCAAGGCTCGGGATGTTGGGCTCGGCCCTGCGGCTGGGCCGAATGCGCTGTCACTGGCGGCAGCGCGGGAAATGGCGCGCGAACTGGCTGCGCAGGCCAGCAAGGGCGAGCCGATCGAAGGCAAGCGCAGCAAGGCCCGGAAGGCGGCGGCGGCGATCGAAGCGGCGGGCAAGGCCAAGCGGACATTTCGGGAGGTGGCAGCGGCTTACATCGATCTGCAGGAGAATGGCTGGAAGAACGACAAGCACCGCGCCCAATGGCGCGCCACCTTGGAGGCCTATGTCTATCCGCACTTTGGCGATCTGCCGGTCTCGGAAATTGAGACGACGCACGTCCTGAAAGTGCTGCAACCGATCTGGACCGTGAAGCCCGAGACTGCCAGCCGCGTTCGCGGGCGCATCGAGAACATACTGGACGCGGCGCGTGTGCAAGGCCTGCGATCTGGCGAGAACCCGGCGCGCTGGCGCGGGCACCTGAAAAGCCTCTTTCCTGAACCGGCGAAGGCAAAGGCAGAGCGCAACCGCAAACTGGATCGCACCGGGCATCATGCCGCAATGCCCTATGCCGAACTGCCGACATTCATGGCTGATCTGGCAGGGCGCGAGGCGCTGGCAGCGAGGGCGCTGGAATTCACCATCCTGACTGCGGCCCGCTCTGGGGAGGTGCTTGGGGCAACCTGGGGCGAAATCGATCTGGAGGCCGCTATCTGGACGGTTCCCGCTGCCCGCATGAAGGCCAACAAGGAGCATCGCGTCCCGTTGTCCCCTCGTGCCGTCGCTATCTTAAAGGCGGTCCAGCCGCTCAATACCAAGGGCATCGCGAGCGCACCTGTCTTTCCCGGCACCAAGGGCGGCGGCCTCTCCAGCATGGCAATGGGGATGCTGATGCGGCGGCTGGACCGCAAAGAGACGGTTCATGGCTTCCGGTCTGCGTTCCGCGACTGGTCTGCCGAAACAACCGGCTTCGCCCACGAGGTCTGCGAAATGGCGCTGGCCCATGTGATCGGAAACAAGGCTGAGGCTGCATACCGTCGCGGCGATCTGTTCGACAAGCGGCGCAAGCTCATGGAGGCCTGGGCATCATACTGTGGCAGTGCGGCTGCGGATCGCGCCAACATCGCGTCCATTCGCAAGGTCAATGGGTAA
- a CDS encoding site-specific DNA-methyltransferase: MHSNKIAIRRRTRGAALTSSSTPVVHKVLEGSEHRPVLSVEYLAIGQLREPTRKLRRYSKRHLHGLKASLTEFGMVRPVLVDRDNTIIAGVAIWRAAKELKFKTIPLIRLENLSPEQIRLYRIADNKLQMGEFVAEELRLEFIELTDTSIDLKINVDLEVTGFSSKEVDDVTLRVPQVAADGGGVDGVEDEDLEPKGSPVTRPGDIWVIDGVHKVICGNSLERETYAALMGEELAQMVVGDGPYNVAIKGNVSSRKDAKEFAFASGEQSCEEFIAFQRQAFRLMADYSIDGSIHYAFISWHFACELLAAGRAEYDELKNILIWMKTNASRGFYRSQHEMIAVFKSGTAPHICTFGIEEGARWRSNVIVQAGCNSFGPTRDEDLADHVTVKPVSLFADLMRDCSRRGGIVLDPWGGSGVTVLAAHWTGRRARLIEIDPGYVDVTIHRAAKRFGLEAVLAATGQSFAEVAAERLGHGSARGNDALGNGHLDAEADLAHEEDGDD, from the coding sequence ATGCACTCCAACAAAATCGCCATCCGGCGCCGCACTCGCGGCGCTGCTTTGACTTCGTCATCGACGCCGGTCGTTCACAAAGTTCTCGAAGGATCCGAGCACCGTCCCGTGCTCTCGGTCGAATATCTTGCCATTGGTCAGCTGCGCGAGCCCACCCGAAAGTTGCGTCGATACAGCAAGCGCCACCTCCACGGTCTGAAGGCTTCGCTCACCGAGTTCGGCATGGTCCGCCCGGTCCTTGTCGATCGGGACAATACCATCATCGCCGGCGTGGCGATCTGGCGCGCTGCAAAGGAACTCAAGTTCAAGACGATCCCCTTAATCCGGCTCGAGAACCTCTCGCCCGAACAGATCCGGCTTTATCGGATTGCCGACAACAAGCTGCAGATGGGCGAGTTCGTCGCGGAAGAGCTCCGGCTCGAATTTATCGAACTGACCGATACTTCGATCGACCTGAAGATCAATGTGGACCTCGAAGTCACCGGGTTTTCGTCGAAGGAAGTTGACGATGTCACCCTGCGTGTTCCCCAGGTCGCTGCCGACGGCGGGGGCGTGGACGGCGTCGAGGACGAAGATCTCGAGCCTAAGGGTTCGCCCGTTACCCGCCCTGGCGACATTTGGGTGATCGACGGCGTTCACAAGGTCATCTGTGGCAACTCGCTCGAGCGGGAGACCTATGCGGCGCTGATGGGTGAAGAACTTGCCCAGATGGTGGTTGGGGATGGCCCCTACAATGTTGCGATCAAGGGCAATGTCAGCAGCCGCAAGGACGCGAAGGAGTTCGCCTTTGCCAGCGGCGAACAGTCGTGTGAGGAGTTCATTGCCTTCCAGCGCCAGGCCTTCCGGTTGATGGCGGACTACAGCATCGACGGGTCGATCCACTACGCGTTCATCAGCTGGCACTTCGCCTGCGAGCTGCTCGCCGCCGGGAGGGCTGAGTACGACGAGCTCAAGAACATCCTGATCTGGATGAAAACGAACGCCTCCCGGGGGTTCTATCGTAGTCAGCACGAGATGATCGCTGTGTTCAAATCGGGCACAGCGCCGCACATTTGCACGTTCGGGATCGAGGAGGGCGCCCGGTGGCGTTCGAACGTCATTGTCCAGGCCGGCTGCAACAGCTTCGGGCCTACCCGCGACGAGGATCTGGCGGATCACGTTACGGTGAAGCCCGTGAGCCTGTTCGCCGACCTGATGCGGGATTGTTCGCGCCGCGGCGGGATCGTGCTCGACCCCTGGGGCGGGAGCGGCGTCACTGTACTGGCGGCGCACTGGACGGGGCGGCGTGCCCGCTTGATCGAGATCGATCCCGGCTACGTCGACGTGACCATTCACCGCGCGGCGAAGCGCTTCGGGCTCGAGGCGGTGCTTGCAGCCACTGGCCAGAGCTTCGCTGAGGTTGCGGCCGAACGTCTTGGTCACGGGTCCGCGCGCGGTAATGACGCGCTCGGCAACGGTCACTTGGATGCCGAAGCCGACCTCGCGCATGAGGAGGATGGCGATGACTGA
- the terL gene encoding phage terminase large subunit — protein sequence MRQMYAALLRLHFLSFVAKCIETIDPAATYVENWHILVLATRLERVQRGECRRLMINLPPRSLKTHIVSVAFCAWVLGHDPTKRIICVTYSNEVAKTQAKLFNKIMRSKWNQEAFPECRPERPNKLMDWYTTKGGNRLATSIQGSILSRGADIIILDDPNKGQEIHSKVSRDKVTAVYDQVISTRLNEPKKGAIICCMQRLHPGDLAGHLLALEPWDEVIMPAIATEHEVWDLGNGETMVREPGDLLQEFHIGQAELDLKRRNMGMLAFEAQYQQHPVPSEGGVVKRRWLQYYEQVPDPLEFTLVSWDTASTLAENADWSVGTVWGVHQAKFYLLEVIRDRLETPDLRREIEATHRRHRADVTIIEDDGIGRAIVQDLRRTSGACRPIAIKPRYEKLARMEARAVMFETGLVFVPQAAPWLGPFLEELLSFPNSVKDDQVDSTSQALDYLQARFAASLRTRPSGSKRPKGDRRPPGAPIRRAR from the coding sequence ATGCGTCAGATGTATGCCGCACTGCTGCGGTTGCACTTCCTGAGCTTTGTGGCGAAATGCATCGAGACCATCGATCCGGCCGCAACCTATGTCGAGAACTGGCACATTCTGGTTCTGGCAACGAGACTGGAGCGAGTGCAGCGCGGGGAATGCCGGCGGCTGATGATCAATCTGCCGCCGCGCTCCTTGAAGACCCACATCGTCAGCGTCGCCTTTTGTGCCTGGGTCCTCGGGCACGACCCGACCAAGCGGATCATCTGCGTCACCTACAGCAACGAGGTCGCCAAGACCCAGGCCAAGCTGTTCAACAAGATCATGCGCAGCAAGTGGAATCAGGAGGCGTTCCCGGAGTGCCGGCCGGAGCGGCCCAACAAGCTGATGGATTGGTACACGACTAAAGGCGGGAACCGGCTAGCGACCTCGATCCAGGGCAGCATCCTTTCGCGCGGGGCCGACATCATCATCCTCGACGATCCCAACAAAGGCCAGGAGATTCACTCCAAGGTAAGCCGCGACAAGGTCACCGCAGTGTATGATCAGGTCATTTCGACACGCCTCAACGAACCCAAGAAGGGCGCGATCATCTGCTGCATGCAGCGGCTTCATCCTGGCGATCTTGCTGGGCACCTGCTTGCACTGGAACCCTGGGACGAAGTGATCATGCCGGCAATCGCCACGGAGCACGAGGTTTGGGACCTCGGCAATGGCGAGACCATGGTGCGCGAGCCTGGTGACCTGCTGCAGGAGTTCCATATTGGTCAGGCCGAGCTTGATCTGAAGCGCCGCAACATGGGGATGCTCGCGTTCGAAGCGCAGTACCAGCAGCACCCGGTTCCGTCTGAGGGCGGCGTGGTCAAGCGCCGCTGGCTCCAATACTATGAGCAAGTCCCCGATCCACTCGAATTTACCCTGGTCAGCTGGGATACCGCCTCGACCCTGGCCGAGAATGCCGACTGGTCTGTCGGCACAGTCTGGGGAGTGCACCAAGCCAAGTTCTATTTGCTCGAGGTCATTCGCGACCGCCTGGAGACCCCGGACCTGCGCCGCGAGATCGAAGCAACGCATCGCCGTCATCGGGCCGACGTCACGATTATCGAAGATGACGGCATCGGCCGCGCCATCGTCCAGGACCTCCGGCGCACTTCGGGGGCCTGCCGGCCGATCGCGATCAAGCCGCGCTATGAGAAGCTGGCGCGAATGGAGGCGCGCGCAGTGATGTTCGAGACCGGGCTGGTATTCGTTCCGCAGGCAGCACCATGGCTTGGACCCTTCCTTGAGGAGCTTCTTTCGTTCCCCAACTCGGTCAAAGACGATCAAGTAGACAGCACAAGCCAAGCACTGGATTACCTGCAGGCACGTTTTGCTGCATCGCTGCGGACGCGGCCGAGTGGCAGCAAGCGCCCGAAAGGCGATCGGCGCCCGCCCGGCGCTCCGATCCGTCGCGCACGGTAG
- a CDS encoding DUF3034 family protein, whose amino-acid sequence MRRRDGYRFGFRLIVALAAISPVGALAEDSVNADGAEAANAAQPESVGISATDRTAAERSFIDGGGRLLLTGGVSTIEGAGGGGLVPWALIGGYGTRDEIGFQAFATGVDSQDFTLASYGGALNLYNRVELSIARQNFNLREVGNALGLGNRYTISQTIIGAKVRLFGNAVLDQDTILPQVSVGAQYKINDNALVVGTVLGLKRKNVDFYAAATKVILSQSLLLNGTVRLTRANQYGILGFGGLGGQDQGYKAQFEGSAALLLSRKIAVGGEYRTKSNRLEGALGGTTFREEDAWDLFAAYAPSRNVSITVAYARLGQIALRRQNAAYVSLQIGY is encoded by the coding sequence ATGCGACGAAGGGACGGCTACCGGTTCGGCTTTCGCCTCATAGTGGCACTGGCGGCGATTTCGCCCGTCGGGGCATTGGCAGAGGATAGCGTCAATGCCGATGGGGCCGAAGCGGCTAACGCAGCTCAGCCCGAAAGTGTTGGAATCAGCGCTACGGATAGGACCGCTGCAGAACGTTCATTCATTGATGGTGGCGGGCGTCTGCTACTCACCGGCGGGGTCTCGACGATCGAAGGTGCAGGCGGCGGCGGTCTGGTGCCCTGGGCACTGATTGGTGGTTATGGAACGCGCGACGAGATCGGATTCCAGGCCTTTGCCACTGGCGTGGATAGCCAGGACTTCACCCTTGCATCCTATGGTGGGGCGTTGAACCTCTACAACCGGGTTGAGCTGTCGATCGCACGGCAGAATTTCAACCTGCGCGAAGTTGGCAATGCACTGGGGCTGGGTAATCGCTACACCATAAGCCAGACCATCATCGGTGCGAAGGTCCGCCTGTTCGGTAATGCCGTGCTCGATCAGGATACGATCCTCCCGCAGGTTTCGGTCGGCGCGCAGTACAAGATCAACGACAACGCGCTGGTGGTTGGGACGGTGCTTGGCCTCAAGCGCAAGAACGTCGATTTCTATGCTGCGGCGACCAAGGTCATCTTGTCGCAGAGCCTGCTGCTTAACGGAACTGTCCGGCTGACCCGAGCCAACCAGTACGGCATTCTAGGCTTTGGCGGCCTGGGTGGACAGGATCAGGGCTACAAGGCCCAGTTCGAGGGATCTGCGGCCCTCCTGCTCAGCCGAAAAATCGCAGTTGGCGGCGAATACCGGACAAAGTCGAACCGGCTGGAAGGCGCCCTGGGCGGAACAACATTCCGTGAGGAGGATGCCTGGGACCTGTTCGCAGCCTACGCTCCGAGCCGGAATGTCTCGATCACCGTGGCCTATGCCCGGCTCGGCCAAATCGCACTGCGCCGCCAGAACGCCGCCTATGTTTCGCTTCAAATTGGGTACTGA
- a CDS encoding group I truncated hemoglobin — protein sequence MRQLALALLLAAIVTPQTAVAAQAEPSVSDPSTKPKAPTLPIITDDENLYKTFGERGGLVQIMDDVMVRWLANPRTRPFFEGADQAKLKGHLVEQFCVIMKGPCTYSGRTMAESHMGMNVNEGSFYALVEELQKTLNARKIPFRAQNRLLAALAPMHRDIIGK from the coding sequence ATGCGTCAACTTGCCCTTGCCCTGCTGCTGGCAGCCATTGTCACGCCGCAAACCGCCGTTGCGGCCCAAGCGGAGCCCTCCGTTTCGGATCCGTCGACCAAACCCAAAGCCCCGACCCTGCCGATCATTACTGACGACGAGAACCTCTACAAGACCTTCGGGGAACGCGGTGGGCTAGTCCAGATCATGGACGACGTGATGGTCCGCTGGCTGGCCAATCCGCGCACGCGGCCGTTTTTTGAAGGCGCCGACCAAGCGAAGCTCAAGGGTCACTTGGTCGAGCAGTTCTGCGTGATCATGAAGGGCCCATGCACCTATAGCGGCCGGACAATGGCTGAATCCCACATGGGTATGAACGTGAACGAAGGCAGCTTCTATGCCTTGGTGGAGGAATTGCAAAAGACCCTCAATGCCAGGAAAATCCCGTTCCGCGCCCAGAACCGCCTGCTGGCGGCGCTGGCGCCGATGCACCGCGATATCATCGGAAAGTGA
- a CDS encoding c-type cytochrome — MPGKSRSAPRTACWRRWRRCTAISSESDPVLARLLLPIALVGLALAKPAGASSPPGAPAVDAAKAYKARCGSCHDLDQNRTGPKHRGVMGRKSGTVPDYPYSPALKAAGIVWSRATLDKWLQGPRKLVPGTKMIVTVPDPAMRTAIIGYLETAR, encoded by the coding sequence ATGCCAGGAAAATCCCGTTCCGCGCCCAGAACCGCCTGCTGGCGGCGCTGGCGCCGATGCACCGCGATATCATCGGAAAGTGATCCCGTGCTAGCCCGGCTATTACTCCCCATCGCGCTGGTCGGGCTTGCACTGGCGAAGCCTGCAGGGGCTTCTTCACCTCCCGGGGCCCCTGCAGTCGACGCCGCGAAAGCCTACAAGGCACGGTGCGGTTCTTGTCACGACCTCGATCAGAACCGCACCGGGCCCAAGCACCGCGGCGTGATGGGCCGCAAGAGCGGAACGGTGCCTGACTATCCCTATTCGCCCGCCCTCAAGGCCGCCGGCATTGTCTGGAGCCGGGCAACACTCGACAAGTGGTTGCAAGGCCCGCGCAAGCTGGTGCCGGGCACAAAGATGATCGTGACGGTACCTGACCCGGCGATGCGCACAGCGATCATCGGCTATCTGGAAACGGCGCGCTGA
- a CDS encoding sigma-70 family RNA polymerase sigma factor yields the protein MAALSRTAGGNRAALREVYDLTAGKLFGICLRICRDREGAEDVLQDVYLKIWNRAGRFDAERASPITWLSAIARNASIDWVRANAPFGAAGAPELTDWQSAETNEELGAFETLEAAQTRKRLERCLDQLGPQQGGAIRAAFLEGFTHSELAARLSVPLGTMKSLVRRGLLHLRECLGDA from the coding sequence GTGGCGGCGCTGTCCCGCACAGCCGGGGGAAATCGTGCCGCACTGCGGGAGGTCTATGATCTCACCGCCGGCAAGCTCTTTGGAATTTGTCTGAGAATTTGCCGCGATCGGGAAGGCGCAGAGGACGTGCTTCAGGACGTCTACCTCAAGATCTGGAACCGCGCGGGACGCTTTGATGCCGAGCGCGCTAGTCCGATCACCTGGCTCAGCGCAATTGCCCGCAATGCTTCGATCGACTGGGTTCGCGCCAATGCCCCGTTCGGAGCAGCTGGTGCACCAGAGCTCACCGACTGGCAATCGGCAGAAACGAACGAAGAGCTTGGCGCGTTCGAAACACTTGAAGCCGCGCAAACCCGGAAACGGCTGGAGCGTTGCCTTGATCAGCTTGGCCCCCAACAGGGCGGGGCCATCCGGGCAGCCTTCCTTGAGGGCTTCACGCACAGCGAACTGGCCGCCCGCCTGTCCGTGCCGCTTGGCACCATGAAAAGCTTGGTCCGGCGCGGGTTGCTGCATCTGCGGGAGTGCCTGGGCGATGCGTAG
- a CDS encoding anti-sigma factor has protein sequence MRSGLTPEQDALAAELALGVLEGDERAEALRIRLADPAFAAAVEDWRLQLGVLHETGADELPPSGVWSAIDARISVADDAETVDKLRFWQRSAWASGAVAAALAVVLLLPDTPTVRTLVLPPSQSAIAQLNGEAGAILAASYTPQAGQLQIRPVDLPDSKLSPELWLIPADGVPRSLGLIGTTGTTKIDVPLALRAYLTDGAVLAVSLERAETAPHKAPTSTPIAVGKISTI, from the coding sequence ATGCGTAGCGGTCTCACCCCCGAACAAGATGCATTGGCCGCAGAGCTGGCACTGGGTGTGCTCGAAGGCGACGAGCGCGCTGAGGCCCTGCGGATTCGCCTCGCAGATCCGGCCTTTGCCGCAGCGGTCGAAGATTGGCGCTTACAGCTGGGCGTCCTGCACGAAACTGGAGCCGATGAGCTGCCTCCGTCCGGAGTCTGGTCCGCGATCGATGCGCGAATTAGCGTTGCTGATGACGCGGAAACGGTCGACAAGCTGCGTTTCTGGCAGCGCTCGGCCTGGGCCAGCGGAGCAGTTGCGGCTGCGCTTGCGGTCGTCCTTTTGCTTCCCGACACACCCACTGTGCGCACCCTCGTCTTGCCGCCATCACAGTCTGCGATAGCGCAATTGAACGGCGAAGCCGGTGCCATCCTGGCTGCCAGCTACACGCCTCAAGCAGGCCAGTTGCAGATCCGCCCGGTCGATCTTCCGGACAGCAAGCTCTCGCCCGAACTTTGGCTGATCCCGGCCGACGGCGTGCCGCGCTCGCTTGGGCTGATCGGAACCACCGGCACTACCAAGATCGACGTGCCACTGGCCTTGCGGGCCTATCTGACCGATGGGGCAGTGCTCGCAGTTTCGCTCGAACGGGCTGAGACCGCGCCGCACAAGGCACCAACCAGCACGCCGATCGCGGTAGGGAAAATTTCGACAATCTAG
- a CDS encoding fasciclin domain-containing protein has translation MALAAATMLGNNAYAKPNPMVGGAAMYPTRTVVENAVNSKDHTTLVAAVKAAGLVETLSSPGPFTVFAPTNAAFAKLPAGTVESLLKPENKATLTAILTYHVVPGRITAQDVAAAAKRGGGKATFVTVSGGKLTFWKKGMGWQVQDAKGNYAKITIANVMQSNGVIHVIDTVLLP, from the coding sequence ATGGCGTTGGCCGCGGCCACTATGCTTGGCAACAATGCCTATGCAAAGCCCAATCCGATGGTTGGCGGTGCCGCGATGTATCCGACCCGCACGGTCGTTGAAAATGCCGTTAATTCCAAGGACCACACTACGCTGGTCGCCGCAGTCAAGGCTGCGGGTTTGGTCGAAACACTTTCGAGCCCAGGTCCCTTCACGGTCTTCGCGCCAACCAATGCCGCTTTCGCCAAGTTGCCGGCAGGCACGGTCGAGAGTCTGTTAAAGCCCGAAAATAAGGCAACGTTGACGGCAATCCTGACCTATCATGTCGTCCCCGGACGCATAACCGCCCAGGACGTCGCGGCTGCAGCGAAGCGCGGCGGCGGCAAGGCCACTTTTGTCACGGTGAGCGGCGGCAAGCTGACCTTCTGGAAGAAGGGCATGGGCTGGCAGGTCCAGGACGCCAAGGGCAACTATGCAAAGATTACCATCGCCAACGTGATGCAATCGAATGGCGTGATCCACGTCATCGATACGGTCCTGCTGCCGTGA